From the genome of Leptolyngbyaceae cyanobacterium, one region includes:
- the ndhK gene encoding photosynthetic/respiratory NAD(P)H-quinone oxidoreductase subunit K — protein sequence MVMKSQSSLQEGEFKDIILNPVNRTSVTQDLSENVILTTVDDLYDWARLSSLWPLLFGTACCFIEVAAMIGSRFDFDRFGLVPRSSPRQADLIITAGTITMKMAPALVRLYEQMPEPKYVIAMGACTITGGMFSVDSPSAVRGVDKLIPVDVYLPGCPPRPEAIMDAIVKLRKKIGNDSIQDRDKLRQVHRYYSTTHKMKVVPPILTGQYLQSTTRQEPPKELVEAIGTPVPPALMASQKQEA from the coding sequence ATGGTCATGAAATCTCAATCTTCTCTTCAAGAGGGTGAATTTAAAGATATCATCCTCAATCCGGTTAACCGGACTTCCGTTACCCAAGATTTGTCAGAAAATGTCATCCTGACTACGGTGGATGACTTGTATGACTGGGCGCGGCTTTCAAGCTTGTGGCCTTTGCTATTCGGTACTGCTTGCTGCTTTATTGAAGTAGCGGCAATGATCGGTTCTCGGTTTGATTTTGACCGATTTGGTCTGGTTCCTCGTTCTAGCCCCAGACAAGCGGATTTAATCATCACCGCAGGCACGATTACGATGAAAATGGCTCCGGCGCTGGTTCGTCTTTACGAGCAAATGCCAGAACCGAAGTATGTAATTGCGATGGGCGCTTGTACGATTACTGGGGGAATGTTCAGCGTTGATTCTCCTAGTGCAGTGCGGGGTGTGGATAAGTTGATTCCGGTGGATGTGTATTTGCCTGGATGTCCGCCTCGTCCGGAAGCGATTATGGATGCGATCGTCAAATTGCGGAAGAAAATCGGTAATGATTCGATTCAAGACCGGGATAAATTGCGGCAAGTTCACCGCTATTACAGCACTACTCATAAGATGAAAGTGGTGCCGCCGATTTTGACCGGACAATATTTACAGTCAACTACTCGCCAAGAACCCCCGAAGGAATTGGTGGAAGCGATTGGAACACCAGTTCCACCTGCACTGATGGCATCTCAAAAGCAGGAGGCATAA
- a CDS encoding DUF4384 domain-containing protein: MNLPKYEDREAVFLEAMATRFCFSGKNRIIFVERFREKNADSNNKSIAEYYQVELLEGTKNGIAETIFTQQLSAICDKLAEEGCDFNGATRGRWKIAKRWLREVIFPQWAKEQGLVTPPPFTIDQIWQQLKAKAIDSNLLEVLVGKELGELSTMGARRNKSRKNVLVNSDIKYRVQVEREGYLILLEREPSGVVCCLCPSEYAPNSRCATGVMVLPQYPPSEYATFGSDEVGREQILALITQELPPLDWLEKSKEKALELDREHLYGLLEYVEGNRDCQVLWTEYSVV; encoded by the coding sequence ATGAATCTGCCAAAATATGAAGATCGGGAAGCAGTATTTCTAGAAGCGATGGCAACCCGCTTTTGTTTTAGCGGCAAGAACCGAATTATATTTGTAGAACGCTTCCGGGAAAAGAATGCTGATTCAAACAATAAAAGTATTGCAGAGTATTATCAAGTAGAGTTACTAGAAGGAACAAAGAATGGCATTGCTGAGACGATTTTTACGCAGCAGTTGAGTGCAATTTGCGACAAACTGGCAGAGGAGGGATGTGATTTTAATGGTGCTACTAGAGGCAGGTGGAAAATTGCAAAACGCTGGCTGCGCGAGGTAATATTTCCCCAATGGGCTAAAGAGCAAGGTTTAGTAACTCCTCCACCATTTACTATTGACCAAATTTGGCAACAACTGAAAGCAAAGGCGATTGATTCTAACCTATTAGAGGTGCTGGTAGGTAAAGAGTTGGGTGAATTGTCTACTATGGGGGCTAGGCGTAACAAATCCCGCAAAAATGTGCTTGTGAATAGTGATATTAAATATCGGGTGCAAGTTGAACGCGAAGGATACTTAATATTATTGGAGAGGGAACCATCAGGCGTGGTTTGTTGTTTGTGTCCTTCGGAATATGCGCCTAACTCTCGTTGCGCTACTGGGGTAATGGTTTTGCCGCAATACCCACCATCAGAGTATGCAACTTTTGGATCGGATGAGGTGGGAAGAGAGCAAATTTTAGCTTTGATTACGCAGGAATTGCCGCCTCTAGATTGGTTGGAAAAGAGTAAAGAAAAGGCTTTGGAATTGGATCGAGAGCATTTGTATGGACTGCTGGAATATGTGGAAGGGAATCGAGATTGTCAGGTGTTGTGGACGGAATATAGTGTGGTTTAA
- a CDS encoding Uma2 family endonuclease codes for MNLQILDKAENFVVEEDRRLTLYGVSWEKYEIIRDTLDEFSGLKMIYLEGTLEFFMPGAKHEGIKKLIARLVELYCLEKNIRLYASGSTTYRKKAKERGLELDESYSIGESKELPDFAIEVIITSGSISLLEVYKGLGVPEIWFWKNDRLSLYYLQGEKYELIEKSNFLPELDIELLVRCANIPDQHDAVVEFRNAIR; via the coding sequence ATGAATTTACAAATTTTAGATAAAGCAGAAAACTTTGTAGTTGAAGAAGATCGACGGCTCACTTTATATGGAGTTAGTTGGGAAAAATACGAAATTATCCGCGACACCTTAGATGAGTTTTCTGGGTTAAAAATGATTTACCTGGAAGGAACTTTGGAGTTTTTTATGCCTGGAGCTAAGCATGAGGGGATTAAAAAACTAATTGCTCGTTTGGTTGAACTCTATTGCTTAGAGAAAAATATTCGGCTCTATGCTTCTGGTTCTACAACTTATCGTAAAAAGGCGAAAGAAAGGGGTTTAGAACTAGATGAAAGTTACTCAATCGGTGAATCAAAAGAACTTCCAGATTTCGCGATCGAAGTTATTATTACCAGTGGCAGTATTTCTTTGCTGGAGGTTTACAAGGGGTTAGGGGTTCCAGAAATTTGGTTTTGGAAAAACGATCGGCTGTCTTTATACTATTTGCAAGGAGAGAAGTATGAACTAATTGAAAAAAGTAATTTTTTGCCAGAATTAGATATTGAGTTATTGGTGCGCTGTGCTAATATTCCCGATCAACACGATGCGGTAGTTGAGTTTCGCAACGCCATCCGTTAA
- a CDS encoding NAD(P)H-quinone oxidoreductase subunit J yields MAEESQIVQAGKVSRWLTENGFDHEALEPDHFGIEILKVEPDFLIPIATALYAYGFNYLQCQGGYDAGPGEDLVSFYHLIKVSDNADRPEEVRLKVFLPRENPVVPSVYWIWKTADWQEREAYDMYGIVYEGHPNLKRILMPEDWVGWPLRKDYISPDFYELQDAY; encoded by the coding sequence GTGGCTGAAGAATCTCAAATCGTACAAGCGGGTAAAGTTTCCCGTTGGTTGACAGAAAATGGTTTTGACCATGAAGCTTTAGAACCAGATCATTTTGGCATCGAAATCCTGAAAGTTGAGCCGGATTTTCTAATTCCGATCGCAACTGCTCTCTATGCTTATGGCTTTAACTACCTACAATGTCAAGGTGGTTACGATGCGGGGCCGGGTGAGGATTTGGTTAGCTTTTACCATTTAATTAAGGTAAGCGATAATGCCGATCGCCCGGAAGAAGTGCGGCTGAAAGTATTTCTACCCAGAGAAAATCCGGTAGTGCCTTCGGTTTACTGGATTTGGAAAACTGCCGACTGGCAAGAACGGGAAGCCTATGATATGTACGGCATCGTTTATGAAGGTCACCCGAATTTGAAGCGGATCTTGATGCCGGAAGATTGGGTTGGTTGGCCTCTCCGGAAAGATTATATCTCGCCTGATTTTTACGAGTTACAGGATGCTTATTAA
- a CDS encoding Rpn family recombination-promoting nuclease/putative transposase, with product MNTDNLCKYLAEEYPVEFVQWLLPSETSNIQVLKTELSLEPIRADSITLLQTANLILHLEFQTLPASDPPLPLRMLDYWLRLYRKYRCNIEQVVIFLKSTTSEIAYTNEFTAPNTHHRYRVIRMWEEDPAPLLANSGLLPLATLARSDSPQTLLAQVAQQVANIEETPQRQNVSACIEILAGLRFDKNLITQLFREEIMRESVIYQDILQRGEIAMLLRILKRRFGSITPEIQARIQALSIAQLEDLGEALLDFSQPTDLTAWLESHQA from the coding sequence TTGAACACAGACAACCTTTGTAAATACCTTGCCGAAGAATACCCCGTCGAATTTGTCCAATGGCTACTCCCATCGGAAACATCTAACATTCAAGTCTTAAAAACTGAACTCAGCCTGGAACCAATTCGCGCCGATTCTATTACCTTACTACAAACCGCAAATCTAATTCTGCACCTGGAATTTCAAACCTTACCAGCATCAGATCCCCCACTCCCGCTACGGATGCTTGATTACTGGCTAAGACTGTATCGAAAATATCGTTGCAACATCGAACAAGTAGTAATTTTTCTCAAATCCACTACTTCCGAAATCGCCTATACCAACGAGTTTACCGCTCCCAACACCCACCATCGCTATCGAGTGATCCGAATGTGGGAAGAAGATCCTGCGCCACTGTTAGCCAATTCTGGACTTTTACCACTGGCGACATTAGCGCGAAGCGACTCACCCCAAACTTTACTGGCGCAAGTAGCCCAACAGGTCGCTAATATTGAAGAAACCCCCCAACGGCAAAATGTCTCAGCCTGTATAGAAATACTAGCAGGTCTGCGCTTTGACAAAAATTTGATTACCCAATTATTCCGAGAGGAAATTATGCGCGAATCTGTGATCTATCAAGATATCTTGCAACGAGGAGAGATAGCAATGCTGTTACGGATACTAAAACGTAGGTTTGGCTCAATTACTCCCGAAATTCAAGCGAGAATTCAAGCATTATCGATCGCACAATTAGAAGATTTGGGAGAAGCATTATTAGATTTTTCTCAACCCACAGATTTAACCGCTTGGTTAGAATCTCATCAGGCATAA
- a CDS encoding photosynthesis system II assembly factor Ycf48 → MNSLTNIWEAMRSIFKSLRRVAVLLAIVLLCFGCSKVVNLSQNPWQVLSLPTDANLMDIAFTSDFTHGWVVGSNSTLLETTDGGETWQPRNLDLGDQKFRFNSVSFSGEEGWIVGEPFLLLHTEDGGKSWSRIPLSAKLPGNPNTILALGPDSAEMTTDVGAIYQTSDDGKTWKALVQQAVGVIRNIARSADGKYVAVSSNGSFYSTWEPGQDAWVPHNRNSSRRVQNMGFTKDGGLWMLARGGQIQFTNPEKPEEWLDAEYPELATSWGLLDLAYRTPEEIWIAGGSGNLLCSLDGGKTWQKDREVENVPSNLYKIVFLGPDKGFIIGQRGVLLKYKGTVEAA, encoded by the coding sequence ATGAATAGCTTGACAAATATTTGGGAAGCAATGCGATCGATCTTCAAATCCTTACGACGAGTAGCAGTTCTACTAGCGATTGTCCTGCTTTGTTTTGGTTGTAGTAAAGTAGTCAACCTCAGCCAAAATCCCTGGCAAGTCCTGAGTTTACCAACTGATGCCAACCTGATGGATATTGCTTTCACCAGTGATTTCACCCACGGATGGGTAGTTGGTAGTAACTCGACACTGTTGGAAACAACCGACGGTGGGGAAACTTGGCAACCAAGAAACTTGGATTTGGGTGACCAAAAATTCCGTTTTAACTCTGTAAGTTTTAGCGGTGAAGAAGGATGGATTGTGGGAGAACCTTTCCTACTTCTACACACCGAAGACGGAGGCAAATCTTGGTCGCGCATTCCCTTGAGTGCAAAGCTTCCCGGTAATCCCAACACTATTTTGGCATTGGGTCCCGACTCAGCAGAAATGACTACTGATGTGGGAGCGATTTATCAAACTTCAGATGATGGAAAAACCTGGAAAGCTCTCGTACAGCAAGCAGTAGGAGTAATTCGTAATATTGCTCGCTCTGCTGATGGTAAATACGTAGCCGTTTCTTCTAATGGTAGTTTTTACTCTACCTGGGAACCCGGACAAGATGCTTGGGTACCTCATAATCGCAATAGCTCTCGGCGCGTGCAGAATATGGGCTTTACTAAAGATGGCGGTCTTTGGATGCTCGCCCGTGGCGGTCAAATTCAGTTTACTAATCCAGAAAAACCCGAAGAGTGGTTAGATGCTGAATATCCAGAGTTAGCAACTAGCTGGGGCTTATTGGATTTAGCTTATCGCACCCCTGAAGAAATTTGGATCGCTGGCGGTAGCGGTAATCTGCTGTGCAGTCTAGATGGTGGCAAAACCTGGCAAAAAGACCGCGAGGTAGAAAATGTACCTTCTAATTTGTATAAAATCGTTTTTTTAGGCCCAGATAAAGGTTTCATTATCGGTCAAAGAGGCGTTTTACTGAAATATAAAGGTACGGTTGAAGCAGCTTAA
- a CDS encoding photosystem II reaction center protein J has product MSGSGRIPLWIVATIAGIGVLTVVGLFFYGAYAGLGSAM; this is encoded by the coding sequence GTGTCTGGAAGTGGAAGAATTCCTTTGTGGATTGTAGCTACGATCGCTGGAATCGGCGTACTCACCGTTGTGGGTCTTTTCTTCTATGGTGCCTATGCTGGTTTAGGCTCTGCTATGTAA
- a CDS encoding CHAT domain-containing tetratricopeptide repeat protein, translating to MGLIRWLGNLEILLPQVIRKIISVVKLNNYALELHSQGKFDEAVTLAEQALDLALSLSLGDNRVVAISLNSLAFLYCSQGRYSEAEPLYQQALAMTQRLFRGNHRLVAISLNNLGLLYQSQGKYSEAEPLYQQALMMWQRLFKADHRDVALILNNLAAVYNSQGRYSEAEPLYQQALAMRQRLFNGNHPDLAQSLNNLAFLYNSQGRYSEAEPLYQQALAMRQRLFNGDHPDLPVSLNNLAGLYKSQGKYSEAEPLYQQALTMRQRLFNGDHPDVAEILNNLAELYRSQGRYSEAESLFQQALVMTLYLFKGDHPSVAKSLNNLALIYNSRRYSEAEPLFQQALAMTQRLFNGDHSDVATSLNNLASLYCYQGRYSEAEPLYQQGLAMFQRLFEGDHPDVARSLSNLTGLLAATDRPTQALELMQQAAAMEGRLIRRQFAYSSERDRLTYLDTIRSTLASLLSLVWHYFSDSPEAVQIALDVVLQRKSLSASALAAFNFALFSGRYPHLQEEFTQLRRLQAELVHLTFDPPLPDPKVSVETYQSLRKAHQKKLAELEAQCQQLEKQLASQVPEIQLQEQECDRRAVALELPSGSTLVEFVRFNLFDFTAPEKTRWQSAQYVAFILPAQQPDAVQMIKLGEAEPIDKLIRVFREASAKPGNKLGARKKPQTPDADNVTVGEKLRQQIFDPILVGLRNPVFLKNQVSKEHFFIAPDGDLNLLPFQILPMPETDKLLMDEYTISYLSVGRDILRQKVATNRPVSDALIIADPDFNLSVSSENFSPQSAKALTTNLSALSSSFHPVPETGFLGKRVAEKLGVKPYLQQEALEPILTSSKCPRLLMIATHGYFAEENQPAYLNLIAQLLNCANGEEREILQKHPQLLDEKLPEMMADVATYLAANDDENSANRLRNLASQLPEIIKKINPHNSETHRLTNTQIENPMMRSGLAFAGAETWLKGGELPPKAGKGFLFAQDIIGIDLWDNEIAILVACETAIGDIKNGEGVFGLRRAFAVAGAKTLVMSLWSVPTKATVLLMERFFDNLQGGLRRVDALQEAQNYIRGITIEELQQFPLGREVIDELLTLKILSESRLSCQEFRPIEHQFFWGAWVCQGETTELK from the coding sequence ATGGGATTGATTCGTTGGTTGGGAAATTTAGAGATACTGTTACCGCAGGTAATCAGGAAAATAATATCAGTGGTAAAGCTAAACAACTACGCTCTTGAACTTCATAGTCAGGGTAAATTTGATGAGGCGGTAACTTTGGCTGAGCAAGCTTTAGATTTAGCTCTGTCACTTTCTTTAGGCGATAATCGCGTTGTTGCTATCAGTTTGAACAGTTTGGCATTTCTTTACTGCTCCCAAGGCAGATACAGTGAAGCGGAACCATTGTACCAACAAGCACTGGCGATGACACAGCGCCTATTTCGGGGCAATCATCGTCTTGTTGCTATTAGTTTGAATAATTTGGGGTTACTTTACCAATCCCAAGGAAAATACAGCGAAGCCGAACCTCTATACCAACAAGCACTGATGATGTGGCAACGCTTGTTTAAGGCCGATCATCGTGATGTGGCACTCATTTTGAACAATTTAGCAGCAGTTTACAATTCCCAAGGCAGATACAGTGAAGCGGAACCTCTGTACCAACAAGCACTGGCGATGAGACAGCGCCTCTTTAACGGCAATCATCCCGATTTGGCACAAAGTTTGAACAATTTGGCATTCCTTTACAACTCCCAAGGCAGATACAGTGAAGCGGAACCATTGTACCAACAAGCACTGGCGATGAGACAGCGCCTCTTTAACGGCGATCATCCCGATTTGCCAGTCAGTTTGAACAATTTGGCAGGACTTTACAAATCCCAAGGCAAATACAGTGAAGCGGAACCTCTGTACCAACAAGCACTAACGATGAGACAGCGCCTCTTTAACGGCGATCATCCCGATGTGGCAGAAATTTTGAACAATTTAGCCGAACTTTACCGATCCCAAGGCAGATACAGTGAAGCGGAATCTTTGTTCCAACAAGCACTGGTGATGACACTGTATTTATTTAAGGGGGATCATCCCTCTGTGGCAAAAAGTTTGAACAATTTGGCATTAATTTACAACTCCCGCAGATACAGTGAAGCGGAACCTTTGTTCCAACAAGCGCTGGCGATGACACAGCGCCTATTTAACGGCGATCATTCCGATGTGGCAACAAGTTTGAACAATTTGGCATCTCTTTACTGTTACCAAGGTAGATACAGTGAAGCCGAACCCCTCTACCAACAAGGACTGGCGATGTTTCAACGCCTATTTGAGGGCGATCATCCCGATGTGGCACGCAGTTTGAGCAATTTGACAGGTTTATTAGCAGCTACCGATCGCCCTACCCAAGCACTAGAACTAATGCAGCAAGCAGCAGCAATGGAAGGGCGACTCATTCGCCGCCAGTTTGCTTACAGTTCCGAACGCGATCGCCTCACCTATCTCGATACCATCAGAAGTACATTAGCAAGTTTACTCTCCCTCGTCTGGCACTACTTTTCCGACTCCCCAGAAGCAGTGCAAATTGCCCTCGATGTAGTGCTGCAACGCAAGTCCCTCAGCGCTTCTGCCCTTGCTGCTTTCAACTTTGCTTTATTTAGCGGACGCTATCCCCACTTGCAAGAAGAATTTACTCAACTGCGCCGCCTCCAAGCAGAACTCGTTCATCTTACCTTCGATCCACCCCTCCCCGATCCAAAAGTTTCCGTAGAAACATACCAATCTCTGCGAAAAGCGCATCAAAAAAAGCTTGCCGAATTAGAAGCACAATGCCAACAATTAGAAAAGCAACTCGCATCCCAAGTCCCGGAAATTCAACTGCAAGAACAAGAATGCGATCGTCGCGCCGTCGCTTTGGAATTGCCATCAGGTTCTACTTTAGTGGAATTTGTTCGCTTTAATCTATTTGATTTTACCGCCCCAGAAAAAACGCGATGGCAATCTGCCCAATATGTAGCGTTTATCTTACCTGCCCAACAACCAGATGCGGTGCAGATGATTAAATTAGGAGAAGCAGAACCTATTGATAAGTTAATTCGAGTTTTTCGAGAAGCATCTGCAAAACCTGGTAACAAGCTAGGCGCGAGAAAAAAACCGCAAACTCCCGATGCAGATAACGTCACTGTTGGGGAAAAACTGCGTCAACAAATATTCGATCCGATTTTGGTTGGGTTAAGAAACCCGGTTTTTCTAAAAAACCAGGTTTCTAAAGAACATTTCTTCATTGCACCCGATGGCGACTTAAACCTGCTGCCGTTTCAGATATTACCGATGCCAGAAACGGACAAGTTGCTGATGGATGAATACACTATTAGTTATCTCAGTGTCGGGCGAGATATCCTGCGGCAAAAAGTAGCGACAAACCGCCCTGTATCCGATGCTTTGATTATCGCCGATCCTGATTTTAATTTATCCGTTAGTAGTGAGAACTTCAGTCCTCAAAGCGCTAAAGCGCTTACTACAAACTTATCAGCTTTAAGTTCTAGTTTTCACCCCGTACCCGAAACAGGTTTTTTAGGCAAAAGAGTTGCCGAAAAACTCGGCGTTAAACCCTATCTGCAACAGGAAGCTTTAGAACCTATTCTCACTAGCAGTAAATGTCCCCGCTTGTTGATGATTGCTACTCACGGTTACTTTGCCGAAGAAAATCAACCAGCTTATCTTAATTTAATCGCTCAACTCCTCAACTGTGCCAACGGTGAAGAACGAGAAATCTTACAAAAACACCCTCAATTGCTAGATGAAAAATTGCCGGAAATGATGGCAGATGTCGCCACTTATCTAGCTGCTAACGATGACGAAAATAGCGCCAATAGGTTACGCAATTTAGCCAGCCAATTACCGGAAATCATCAAGAAAATAAACCCGCATAATTCAGAAACACATCGCCTTACCAACACCCAAATCGAAAACCCGATGATGCGTTCAGGACTTGCCTTTGCGGGTGCGGAAACTTGGCTAAAAGGTGGCGAACTTCCGCCAAAAGCAGGCAAAGGTTTTCTGTTCGCCCAAGATATCATCGGTATCGATTTATGGGATAATGAAATTGCGATTTTAGTTGCCTGCGAAACTGCGATCGGTGATATCAAAAATGGTGAAGGCGTATTCGGTTTACGTCGCGCTTTTGCCGTCGCCGGAGCGAAAACTTTGGTAATGAGTTTGTGGTCAGTTCCTACCAAAGCAACCGTCCTCCTGATGGAGCGATTTTTCGATAATTTGCAGGGCGGTTTAAGACGGGTTGATGCGTTACAAGAAGCGCAAAATTATATTCGCGGAATTACGATCGAAGAATTGCAACAATTTCCTCTCGGTCGTGAGGTAATCGATGAACTTTTGACATTAAAAATATTATCAGAAAGTAGGCTATCTTGTCAAGAGTTTAGACCGATCGAGCATCAATTTTTCTGGGGTGCTTGGGTATGTCAGGGAGAGACAACAGAATTGAAATGA
- the psbE gene encoding cytochrome b559 subunit alpha, with translation MAGSTGERPFSDIVTSIRYWVIHSITIPMLFIAGWLFVQTGLAYDAFGTPRPNEYYTQDRLELPILSDRYEAKQQIQQFTVK, from the coding sequence ATGGCCGGTTCAACTGGAGAGCGTCCGTTTTCTGATATTGTTACAAGCATTCGTTATTGGGTGATTCACAGCATCACCATCCCGATGTTGTTTATCGCTGGGTGGCTATTCGTGCAAACGGGTCTGGCTTATGATGCTTTTGGTACGCCTCGACCCAATGAGTATTACACTCAAGATCGCCTAGAGTTGCCAATTTTGAGCGATCGCTATGAAGCAAAGCAACAAATCCAGCAGTTTACAGTTAAGTAG
- a CDS encoding rubredoxin translates to MSNQAVEAGTLDRYECSACGYVYEPAKGDSKHDIAPGTSFDELPISWRCPVCGVRKSAFQNIGPKGTPSGFESNLRYGLGVNNLTPTQKNLLIFGGLGLGILFFLSLYGLQ, encoded by the coding sequence ATGAGCAATCAAGCTGTTGAAGCCGGAACCCTAGATCGATACGAGTGTAGTGCCTGTGGCTATGTTTACGAACCTGCCAAGGGAGACAGCAAGCACGATATTGCCCCAGGAACTTCTTTTGATGAGTTACCGATTAGTTGGCGCTGTCCCGTTTGTGGAGTGCGGAAATCGGCATTCCAAAACATTGGCCCGAAAGGAACTCCGTCCGGATTTGAATCTAATCTCCGCTATGGTCTGGGCGTAAATAATTTAACTCCAACCCAGAAAAACTTACTAATTTTTGGTGGTTTGGGACTGGGAATCTTATTTTTCCTCAGTCTCTACGGTTTACAATGA
- the ndhC gene encoding photosynthetic/respiratory NAD(P)H-quinone oxidoreductase subunit C codes for MFVLSGYEYLLGFLIVCSLVPALALTASKLLRPSRRGPERRTTYESGMEPIGGAWIQFNIRYYMFALVFVIFDVETVFLYPWAVAFHRLGLLAFIEALVFIGILVVALVYAWRKGALEWS; via the coding sequence GTGTTTGTTCTTAGCGGCTATGAGTATCTTCTAGGCTTCCTAATCGTTTGCAGCCTAGTACCTGCCCTCGCTCTCACTGCATCTAAGCTACTCCGGCCCAGCCGTCGGGGGCCAGAGCGCCGTACCACATACGAATCGGGTATGGAACCGATCGGGGGAGCTTGGATTCAGTTCAACATTCGCTACTATATGTTCGCCCTCGTCTTCGTGATCTTTGACGTAGAGACTGTGTTCCTCTATCCGTGGGCGGTCGCCTTCCACCGACTGGGACTTCTAGCCTTTATCGAAGCATTAGTCTTTATTGGAATTCTGGTGGTTGCTCTTGTTTACGCATGGCGCAAAGGAGCCTTGGAATGGTCATGA
- a CDS encoding photosystem II reaction center protein L, translated as MPSKAPNPNNQPVELNRTSLYLGLLLIFVLGILFSSYFFN; from the coding sequence ATGCCTTCAAAAGCTCCCAATCCCAATAACCAGCCAGTAGAGTTGAACCGTACCTCTCTCTACTTAGGCTTACTTTTGATTTTCGTTCTCGGTATCTTGTTTTCCAGTTATTTCTTTAACTAA
- the psbF gene encoding cytochrome b559 subunit beta encodes MTSQTPNQPVSYPIFTVRWLAVHTLAVPTVFFLGAIAAMQFIHR; translated from the coding sequence ATGACTAGCCAAACCCCTAATCAACCCGTTTCTTATCCGATTTTTACTGTAAGATGGCTGGCTGTTCATACGCTGGCTGTTCCTACTGTTTTCTTTTTAGGCGCGATCGCAGCAATGCAATTTATTCATAGATAG